A genomic region of Miscanthus floridulus cultivar M001 chromosome 3, ASM1932011v1, whole genome shotgun sequence contains the following coding sequences:
- the LOC136543595 gene encoding uncharacterized protein, translating into MGALMRSIPREMWGTLGAKKMVKEAWETVQVMRVGAVRVKEISVQNLLKEFENIEFKEGESMDDFGMRITNLVATLKYLGETIDNPRAVKKFLCVLPSRFNQVVVSIKMFCDMKTLSVEDLLGRLHAVEDWFEDKVK; encoded by the coding sequence ATGGGTGCTCTGATGAGATCCATTCCAAGGGAGATGTGGGGAACACTTGGTGCGAAGAAGATGGTGAAAGAGGCGTGGGAGACCGTGCAGGTGATGAGGGTCGGAGCAGTTCGAGTGAAGGAGATAAGTGTCCAGAACCTTCTCAAGGAATTCGAGAACATCGAGTTCAAAGAAGGAGAAAGCATGGATGATTTCGGCATGCGGATCACCAACCTTGTTGCCACACTCAAATACCTTGGTGAGACTATTGACAATCCTCGTGCTGTCAAGAAATTTTTGTGTGTGCTGCCGTCCCGTTTCAATCAAGTTGTCGTATCCATCAAGATGTTCTGTGATATGAAAACATTGTCGGTGGAGGATTTGTTGGGGCGGTTGCACGCTGTAGAAGATTGGTTTGAGGACAAGGTCAAGTAG